The DNA sequence CGTCGCCCTAATTGTTCTAATTGTGGCCATCAACATCGTGGGCGATCAGGTGCGCGATCAATTCAATCCAAGGCTACGAAAATGACTAATCCCGTTTTAAGCGTTACAAATCTGAGCACTCATTTCTTCACTCGCAATGGTGTGGTCAAAGCGGTGGATGGCGTGTCCTTTGATTTGGCCCGCGGGGAAATTATGGGGCTGGTTGGCGAGAGCGGATCTGGCAAAACTGTTACTGGCTTTTCGTTGCTGGGACTGGTCGATGCGCCGGGACGGATCGTTGAAGGCTCGGTCAAGCTTAACGGAACCGAGCTGACTACGTTGTCTGAAAAAGAGCTGCGTACTCGTCGAGGTCGAGAGATTTCTATGATATTTCAGGACCCAATTGCAACGCTGAATCCGATGCTGACTATCGGCCAGCAGATGCGCATGGCGATTGACGCACACGAGCGGTTGAGTGCGCGCGCGGCTAATGCACGGGCTGCGGAATTGCTAACACAAGTCGGCATCCCGTCTGCCTCTGTAAGGTTGCGGTCTTACCCACACGAATTTTCAGGCGGTATGCGGCAACGCGTGGCAATTGCGATTGCGTTATTGCACCGACCGACAGTTATTGTCGCCGATGAGCCGACAACAGCTCTGGATGTCTCCATTCAGGCGCAAATCCTGTTCCAGATGCGCGACCTTGCACGTGAAACGGGCACTGCAATGATATGGATTAGTCATGATCTGGCTGTGGTATCTAGCCTCGCCAGCAAACTGGCAGTGATGTATGCGGGCCGCATAGTAGAACAGGGTCCAACGGCCAACTTACTCCGTGATCCGCGTCATCCATATACCGCCGGTCTGATCGCCTCGCTTCCTGCGACGGCGAAACCCGGCACCCCGCTCACCCAAATTCCCGGAGCCACACCGTCGCTGCTGTCTCTGCCTCCTGGCTGCCCTTTCGAGCCGCGCTGCAATCACGCCACCGGTAGATGTGGCACCGAACCCAACATTACCCTTAAAGACAGCCGTGGTTGGCGCTGTTTTCACCCGATTGGGCAAAATGCAGAGGTGCTGACATGAGCGAGTGTATAGTCGTAAATAATGTGAGCCGACTGTTTGGTCCAAACCTGAGCACGGGCGAAAAGATTGCTACCAAGCTGGGTGCGAAAGTTGAGACCCGTTCAGTCCGCGCAGTATCAGACGTCACTTTGTCGATCCGTAGGGGGGAGACCTTAGGTTTGGTCGGCGAATCTGGTTGTGGTAAATCCACGCTCGGTCGAATGTTTGCAGGAATTCTGCCTCCAACCTCTGGCACTGTGACTTTAGATGGGAAACCACTGATGGAGCGTGGCACCAAGGTAACGACCCGTGTGCAGACTGTTTTCCAAGACCCATTCGCAAGCCTTGATCCGCGCATGAAAGTGGGCGAGACAGTGGCTGAAGGCCCTATAGCCCATGGACTAACCACAAAGTCAGAAGCTCGAAGATACGTTGGAGAATGGTTTGAGCGTGTCGGATTGGATCCTGTATGGGGTGATCGCTACCCGCATCAGTTCTCAGGCGGCCAGCGGCAACGGATCGCAATTGCCCGCGCGCTTGCTATGCAGCCTGACGTGCTAATCTGTGATGAGCCCGTCGCTTCGCTTGACGTGTCGATCCAAGCCCAGATTATAAACCTGTTTTTAAAACTGACCAAAGACCTTGAACTGACCACTGTCTTTATCAGCCATGATCTCAGCGTTGTACAACATATAAGTGACCGCGTGGCGGTCATGTATCTGGGCAGAATTGTGGAACTGGGGCCTGTTGCTGAAGTCTTTGGCATGCCTGCGCACCCATACACAGCAGCTTTGTTTAACAGCGTGCCCAAGCTGGTGCTGGATGCGGATGAATTGGTCCATTTTGACACTATCGAAGGCGAAGTGCCTTCTCCACTCTCCCCGCCTTCAGGGTGTTATTACCACCCACGTTGCCCCCTAGCGAGTGAGGCTTGTCTTGAGAGTCAGCCGATCATACGGCCGGTGTTGGACATGCGAGCCGTGGCTTGTCACCATTTTGAAGCTCAGCTTGACATTAGGGCGAATGATTAAGCGCTTGTGTGCGCGATACTTGAACTGTGACTCTTATCTTGCCCTACACGACCTATGCTCGGCTTCAAGGCGTTCCATTCTGCAACCGCAACGTTAGCTGGGATCGAAACCGCGCATATGATCCGCAAAGGCCAGCTTGGTTAAGCTGGGGTCTCACCATTCACGCAGTTTGCCACCCTCGCTGCATAATTGTGTTCAATGAAGACCGTCCTTCAGCCAAACTGAAACTTTGCGACAGAACCACCAAAAGTGATTGGTTTTCCTACACTACTTTGGTTTTAGCATTGAACTTCCTATCAATCCATTTTGAACGCCTTCGCGATTCCGTAGAAGGCTTCAACAATCCTACCTTGTGTTTCTTTCAAGCTAAATACGGTTTCGTGGGTTACCACGCCGCGCATCTCAACAATGGGTAGCCGGACAACTCCGTCCGTCCGGCTGGTGCTGGCGCGCCACATGAAACCGATTCCCAGTCCGTTTACAACAGCCTCATAAAGCCCATCTCGCGCATCAAGTGTCAGGAATGGGTGGGGGGTCAATTTTGCCCGTATGAACATCCGCTCCAGCGTCCGTTGTGTAGAAGAGCCTGACGCCCGGAAAATCAGAGGTTCAGATGAAAGCTGAACAGCGGTAACCTCATGTTCATGCGCAAGTTTATGGTTTGATGGCACGATCGCAATCACTTCGGAGATGGACACATGATTGCGCCGAAAACGAGGATTAGTTGGAACATCTGGAAGTACACCAATGTCACACTCGTGTGTCAGGACTGATCGGGCGATCTTTTGGTGAGTCCCAGTTTCAACTTCAAGTTTTACGCCTGGATAGGCTCGATGGAACGCTGCGATAATTGCCATGCCGGGCATCGCGTTGCCAAGACCGATTGTAATCTTGCCTTCACGAAGCGAAGAGCGGCTAAGCAGCAGCCGTTCAGCCTCGCTTCGCGCCTCCGCCAGGCGTTCGGCTGAGTCGCAAAGTTTGAGGCAAAGCCCAGTCGGCTGTAGGCGCCCTGATTCCCGTAGAAAAAGACATACACCGAATTGCGTCTCAAGGGCGCGTACTTGCGCTGAGACATTTGGTTGCGTGACACCCAGTATACGGGCGGCACCAGCATATGATCCGGCTTCGGCGACTGCGCGAACTGCGTCAAGGCGGGCATTACTCAGAGTCATTTAACGACAATCCAAAGTGAAGCTTTGTATAAACCATATCCTAGCTTTGCTTTGTTACAGCCATGTTACGATGTACTTTCAAATGTCTCCATAGAAGCAGGGTCGCCACCCTGGAGCTATCAGGAGACACTGTCTTGAACGCTACAACGACACTTATTTCGACTGTGACCGGATATCCAACACTTGATCCCAAAGCGGTAGCGGGCGCGCGCCTGGTTATTTGTGATCTTGATGGTTGCCTGATCTCAGAAGGAGAACCCTTTGACGACACCGCTGCATTCGTGGATGCCTGTGGGTCGCGCCTTTGGATCGTCTCAAATTGCTCGGACACTACGGCTGATACTATTTCAGAGCGTCTTGCAGGAATGGGGTTCGATGTGCCAGCCGCGCGGATCCTTCTGGCGGGAGAGATTGCGATGCATCACTTAATAAAGGTTGAACAGGTCCATCGCCTTAGGCTGTATGCGGCTGCCCCAATCGTGGAACAGGCAGTAGTTTTTGGAATGGATCTTGAGGCACATAATCCGGAGGCGATCTTGCTGTGTCGCGACCTGAACGTGTCTGTCGAAACGTTTGGACTGATCTTGTCAGAAGTCGCACATGGCGTCCCACTTTGGGTGGCGAACGAAGACCTCTCGCACCCCGGACATGACAACCAGCCCGTGGCTGAGACAGGGGCATTGTTGGCTGCATTGTGCGCAATCCGTCCCAGCCTTACGTGGCAGAGCCTAGGCAAACCGAACCCCACGATGCTGGCCATGGCGCTTGAGCGTACCGGGATGAACCCAACAGATGCAGTTTTTGTTGGTGATAATGCGCTGACCGACGGTCGTGCTGCTGCCGCGATCGGCATGGCTTTTATTCACATTCAAAGGAGCCCCGCCCGATGATCCCATATCTCACGCGCGTTGCAGTAAAATCCCTAGTCACACTTTTCGCAATTGTAACAGTGACCTTCATCGTAACCCGGCTGTCCGGTAATCCTATTGATACCTTTTTGGGTGAAGGCCTGACAACTGAAGGGCGTGAGGAACTGATCCGCTATTTCCAGCTTGAGGGAACAGTGTGGCAGCAATACGTCGCCTTTCTTCGGGGAGTTGTATCGGGCGAATTTGGCCTCAGTTTCATCGACCGCCGCCCGGTCACAGAGGTGGTGGGGGACCGGCTTTGGGCCTCTGGGCAGCTCTTGCTGGCGTCGGTGGCACTAACGATCACTGTGTCAATTCCCTTGGGAGTGCTCGGTGCAATCTACCAAAAAAGCTGGATTGGCTCAGCCGTCATGATGATTGCTTTCGCAGGCTATGCCGTGCCGTCCTTTATCCTCGCCATTCTGATGGTTCTGGTCTTCTCCTACTGGCTTAACTGGTTACCAGTGGTGGGGAACGGGACGTTTTTGCACTTTGTTATGCCGACCATCGCAATGTCTGGTGTTCTTGTTGCCGCCCTGACTCGGTTTACCCGCAACGCCATGCTTGATGTGCTTGGACAAGACTTTATCCGTACCGCCCGCGCCAAAGGACTGACCGAAGCCCGCGTAGTTTTACGGCACGGGCTGGGCAATGCCGGAGTCACAGTGATTTCGGTCATCGGATTGCAGGTAGCGGGGCTGGCCGCTGCAGGCAGCGTTGTGGTCGAGAGCATCTTTTCTTGGCCCGGGATAGGGCAGTTGTTGGTGACCGCCGCGCTAATGCGAGATTACCCGGTACTTCAATTCGGGGTCATCACTGTGGCGATTGCTGTTGTTGCGATCAACGCCTTTACCGACATTGCTTATGCGCTCGTAGACCCGCGCATCCGTCTTGCCAGCACCTAAGGAAAGAGATGATGACCACATTCGCTGACTCCGATATCCTCCCACGCTGCAAGAAGAACAGATTAGATTTTATCCAGACGATCGCAATTACAATCTCAGTAATTCTGTTTGCCGCAGCCCTGTTTGCGCCACTTGTCGTTCCCTTCGATCCCTTGTCACAAAGCCTCATGACTAGGTTACGCCCACCGATGGGGTTTGAGCGCTTTGCCTCAGGCCACTTTGCAGGAACAGACGCATTGGGCCGCGATGTACTGTCACGGTCGCTATATGGCCTTCGGCTCACACTGGGATTGGCGTTTGCAGGGGCGGTGATCGGATTGTTGATCGGCGGTACACTTGGCCTGATCGCTGGACTCATGCAGGGATGGGTTGAGGATACAATCATGTCGCTGGTCGACATGCAGATTGCGATTCCCTTCACCCTCGTGGCGCTGCTAATCCTGTCACTGATGGGGTCGACCCTTACCGTGCTTGTCTTCGTCCTTGGCATCGCTGGGTGGGAACAATATGCGCGAATTGTGCGTGCTGAAGTGCGGCGCCTGTCATCACTTCCGTTCATTGAAGCCGCATGGACTACGGGGGCAGGGCCCATTTACATCGCGTGGCATCACGTGTTGCCAAACCTCATTTCGCCACTCGTGGTGCAGTTCACGCTGGCGCTGTCCAACATCGTTATCCTTGAAAGCACGCTCAGCTTTCTTGGCCTTGGCGTACAGCCCCCGCAGCCGTCGCTTGGCTCCATGGTGGGGCTTGGAAGGGATTACATGCCGACTGCGCCTTGGATCGTGCTGACCCCTGTGGTGCTGATCGTGGCGCTTACCTTTTCTGTGCAGATTCTTGGCGACTGGGTGCGTGATCGTGCCGACGTCCGTCTGCGCGACCGATAACAAACCAAAGAGCCGACCCAAACGGCCAAAAAATTTCTGACACATAAATGGAGAACCTCATGTTTCGACTGATGCTAACAACTGCTCTCGCTGCGCTGCCGCTTGTCGCCACCGCACAGGAAATAACTGTAGGGGCCGCCAACATGGCACCTTATATTGACCCGGGCCGCGACCATTCCAACGTAGGGTCGCAGTTTTATTACAATAGCTTTGATACACTGATTGATCGCGACCATAGCAAGCTTGACCCTGAATGGGTTCCTGCACTCGCCACGTCATGGGAGCTTATTGAGCCGACGGTGATGGAACTAAAGCTGCGCGAAGGCGTCACGTTCCACAACGGCGATCTGATGACGGCCGATGATGTTATCTTTTCGCTGAACCGAATGATGCAGGCAACTTTCCCACCCTATATCGTGCGCGCCAAGGACCGGTTAGCAAACTTTCCCAATGCCGAAAAAGTCGATGAAAACACGATCCGGATTTTTGCAAATCGTGAAGAACCTCTTTGGGAAACACTGATCTCCCTTCAGCAGGTTATGATCATCCCCGAAAAATACACTAAAGCGCTGACGGGCGACCCAGACATAGCCGAAGATAGCGATTTTGAGGCTTTTGCACTCGCTCCTATCGGCACTGGTCCTTACAAGATCGAATCCTTCCAGCCGGGCGAAAGACTAGTTTGGGAAAGGTATGATAGTTTCTGGGGTGAAAAAGCACCGTTAGAGCGCGTTAATGTGGTCCAAATTTCGGAAACCGCCAGTCGCTTAACTGCTTTGAAGACCGGCGAGGTTGATATCATCACCAATATTGCGCCTGATCTGCTTTCACTGATCGACACCGACCCCAACCTTAAGACTGCAGGATCAGCGACAGCTCTGTTTCACGTTATGATTATGAATCAGAACCACCCAAAGCTGGAAGATCCGCGTATCCGTCAAGCAATGAGCCTTGCGATCGACCGAGATGCTCTGAACGAAGCACTTTGGCTTGGCAAGGCTGTCGTTCCGTCGACCCACACGATGGTAGAAATGGGAGCACTGCATCAGCCTGATCTGGTGACGTTTGAATTCGATCCGGAGCGGGCAAAGAAGCTTTTGCAAGAAGCTGGATATGATGGGTTCGAGATCACGTATGATACTGCGCCCAGTTACTATACAAACGGGCTATTGGCCGCGCAGGCGATCATGGAAATGTGGGCCAATGTCGGTATTAACGGCAAAGTGGTGGTAGGCGACAAATGGACTGGTAATTCGCCAGATTTGATGGTGCGCAACTGGTCGAACCCGATGTATTTTGCTGACCCGTTCGGGTCCTTTGGTGTCATGTGGGCCCCTGACGGTCCGTCGCAAAGCGAGGGACGCTTCAACACCGACGCAGACTACGCCGAAAAGTGGGAACGCTTCCGCTTCTCGACCGATGTCTCGGTACGCATGACAGCATATGCCGAACTGATGGACCGTGTGGAAGCAGATCCGGCGGTCCTGCCTCTTTATCGCCCGTTCGAAAGCTGGGGCATGAAAACCTCAATCAACTGGGCTCCGATGCCTGGCCATATCCCCTATGTTCTCGACTTTCGCGCAGGCAGCATCTCGCTTGCTGACAGTTAAATTGAACGGGTTGGGCGCTGAGCGCCCAACCCGTCACACCATAGGAACTGAACCCATGACCCGGATTGCCATCGTCACCGACATTCATCACGGCGCACCTTCCAATACCAAGCGGGGGGATACCGCGCTTAAATTGCTCAGCCAGTTCACTGACTGGGCTAATGCCGAAAAGCCAGATCTTGTTCTCGATCTTGGAGACCGCATTTCAGATATTGATAGCCAGATTGATGCCGGGCTCGAACGCGAAGTGGCGGAAGTCTTCACTCGTCTTGAAATGCCTGTGCATCACATCTGTGGTAACCATGACCGCGACCATCTGAGCGTGGCCGAAAATGCAGAATTTTTAAGGGCGGAACTGGGCAACCAGCTGATTGATATTGGCGTATGGCAACTGGCCCTTTGGCGCGCAGATGCAAAAATACACCGTGACAACACGCGCGAGGGTTTTGATTTGCCAGAGGCGGATCTGCTGTGGCTGTCGCAAATGGCGCAGTTGGCCGAAAAGCCGACACTTGTTGCCAGCCACGTGCCGTTCTCAGGCCACAGCCAAATCGGAAACTATTACTTTCAGCGTAATGCTTTGGTCTCGACTTACCCACAATCAGACCGCGCGCGAACCGCTCTTGCACAGGCGCGCGTGCCCGTTGCCTGTATTGCAGGCCATGTCCATTGGAACACAGTGACTACAGTGGATGGCATTCCGCATATGACCCAGCAAAGCCTGACCGAAAGTTTTACAACTGCGGGTAACCCCGCACGCGCTTGGGGCATGCTGACGCTGGGCGACACGGTTCATTGGCAGGTGTTGGGAGACGATCCCTTTGAAGCGCGACTAACACCGTCACGTCAACGCTGGACTCCGCCGCTGGCACCCTTTCTTCAGGAGTTTAACACGGAATGACCCTGCAGCCCCCCAACCCACTCGTCCTGTCGGTCAGGGACCTGCACGTTGCGTTCGGTGAGACGACAGCAGTACAAGGCCTGTCCTTTGACATTCACCGTGGCGAAACGCTGGCGCTGGTCGGCGAAAGTGGCTCTGGCAAGAGCGCAACTGCGTTGTCGATATTGCGTCTGATCGAAAGAGAGGGGGGGCAGATTACCCGGGGCTCTATTCGTCTGGAGGGTGATCGCCCAGACGAAATCACCACACTGTCCGCCGCTGCGCTGCGGGCCCTGCGTGGTGATCGTGTGGCGATGGTGTTTCAAGAACCAATGACGTCGCTGAATCCTGTGATGAAGATTGGAGCGCAGATTAGCGAAACCCTGTCGCTACACCTCGGCCTGCGTGGCCAGGCCGCGCGCGACGCGGCGCGGGCTGCATTGGAACGGGTGAAGGTACCTGAACCTGAGTTGCGACTCGATCAGTATCCTCATGAGTTGTCGGGTGGCTTGCGCCAGCGCGTAATGATTGCCATGGCGCTGACCTGTGAACCCGAGCTCTTGATCGCTGATGAGCCGACCACTGCGCTTGATGTGACCACGCAAGCAGGGATCTTGCAGCTTATCGCATCTTTGCAGGCCAAAATGGGTATGGCTGTGCTGTTCATCACCCATGATCTTGGCGTCGTCAGTGAGATTGCTGACCGTGTCGTCGTCTTGAAAGATGGGCTAAAGGTAGAGGAAGGTTATACTGCTGAAATCTTTAGTGTACCCCGTGCGGCCTACACTCGGGAATTGATGGCGGCCTCGCCCAGACTGGGGGAAGGTGCGCCGTTACCACTGAAAAAGCCGGAGACGGTTCTACAACTTTCAGGACTAACGACCACCTATGGCGGTGGACTTTTTGCGAGCCACAGCGCCGTTGCAGCAGTACGCGACGTATCAATCACGCTAGGCCGAGGGGAAACCTTGGGTCTTGTTGGTGAATCGGGTTGCGGGAAATCAACACTTGCCCGGTCGATCATGCGCTTGGTTGATCCGTCAAAGGGTCACATCGACCTACTGGGTACTCACATCGAAGGGCTATCGCGGGCTGCACTCAAACCGCATAGGCGCTCTATCCAGATGGTGTTTCAGGATCCCTATGCATCGCTTAACCCGCGCATGTCGATTGGAGACGCGGTGACGGAACCAGCGTTCATAGCTGGAATGGTTACCTCTAGCGACCGCAAGGCCCTTGCCCTTGCGCTACTGGTACGTGTCGGACTGCCCACAGACTGTGTCGCGCGGTACCCGCATCAGTTCTCAGGCGGCCAGCGACAGCGCATCTGCATCGCGCGTGCGCTGTCTGTTGAACCACAGATTATTGTTGCGGATGAGGCGGTTTCCGCACTCGATGTCTCAAACGCTCGGAGGATCACCGACCTGATGGCGGATATTCAAAACAGCGATGGGGTTTCGATGCTGTTCATTAGCCATGACATTGCCGTGGTGGAGCGGGTCAGTCATCGTATTGCAATTATGCTCAATGGCGAGATCGTGGAGACTGGGCCGACCGACTGCGTCTTGAACGATCCGCAACATCCTTACACCAAACGGCTGCTGTCGGCAGTGCCGCGTCTGGATCGGATTGGAGCATAACGGGTTCAAGTGGACGCACTATCTTTTCTGCGTGTGTGAATGTGAATGAAATTAAGAAATGTCACTAAAGGTGCTGGTGGAATAAAGCCTTAGCAGCTCTGAGGTCTCATCGAAACTAAAAGAGCGAACAGGGTACCCGTTCACAAGCTGACATGCCGAGTGCTTTACGTAACAGCCTTCTATTCACGACTTTTGGCCGGCGTTGTTGCCCCATCGCTTTGAGCTTTGGGTGCGCATAGGCTGTTGTGGGTGCCTCAGCTCACGTTCGCTCATGATCATCAAATTCCACGTCCACACTCCAATCCTGGTCCAGACAGGGAAGTGTGACACTTCTACTTTGCAGATGTGGGACATTCTAACTTTGTGCGTACAGGTTTGTTTCGTATAATGAACATTATGTTAAATATACTGAAGAGTTTGCTAATATTCAGGCCCATAAAGAAACTCCCGGGCGACCGGAGGCGTGGGGTTTCCCTGCCTATTTGAGGCAAAATCCCTGCATGAGTATGAAAAGTTCCGTCGCTTTGTCATTCTCGTATCTATTCGTTCATATTGGATACATCTTAGCACGCTGTCCAATTTTGCCGGACCACTTCACCTATGATTTTATTCTTGTTTTGTGAGACATTTAAGACTTGCCATTTCAACCCTACTTTCACCAATTTTTGATAAGCACATTATGTGCCACGTCATCAAGAGGCTGCAAAGGCGAACGTGTCATATGCCAGCTGTCGTCGCCAGTCCTATGCGCCACCGCCGCCTTCAGCGCGGGTATCATCGGATAAGTTTGAAAAATGTCGCGAAAATCGATCAGGTCTTGTTGCGTTTGGGGCGCGTCGTCCGAACACCAGTTTTCATTTCCTGCGAAAATATGGAAAACATTCCATTGCGGATCCAGCATGCCTTGGGTGTCGGATCACCCACCATTGCTGTCCTTGATACCGACGACCGTGCCCGGATAGGTCGTCACTAATCTTTCGATCAGATCATGAGATAAGCCAACCTGTTCGATGATTTCAACGTAATTGCGAAAAAGCCCTTCATCGAAACGCATTTGTAAAAGAACGGCGGCAGCATCAACGTGCCCCCCACTCCAAGCTTCACCGTACGGCGCGTCAGACGGATAGAATCTGGCAACGCACAATACCCTGTTCTGGGCATCATCGTTGCGGGCTCAATCCCACCTTCGATTAATTCCTCCATCAAGACGATCTTTTCATCCACTGATAACGAGTTGGCTTCGCTCTTGGTGCCAAAAATGGCAAGTTGCACCTGTTGGGACAGCAGTCACCTACACTGCGAAATCAGCCGCTGTGAATCGGGTTTCAGGTCAAACGTAAAAGGTGTGAAGACCGGCGCCAGGATGCCCGAGAACCGCTTATGCAAAGTAATTCTCCTAATGAATTCAGGCCCTCAGATACGGGTTAATTAAAAACATTTTCAAACTGGGCGCGCAGTTCGTTTTTCTGCACCTTGCCCATGGTATTGCGCGGCAACGTTTCCAGAACCTCGAAATGGCGGGGACGTTTGAAA is a window from the Octadecabacter antarcticus 307 genome containing:
- a CDS encoding ABC transporter ATP-binding protein — protein: MTNPVLSVTNLSTHFFTRNGVVKAVDGVSFDLARGEIMGLVGESGSGKTVTGFSLLGLVDAPGRIVEGSVKLNGTELTTLSEKELRTRRGREISMIFQDPIATLNPMLTIGQQMRMAIDAHERLSARAANARAAELLTQVGIPSASVRLRSYPHEFSGGMRQRVAIAIALLHRPTVIVADEPTTALDVSIQAQILFQMRDLARETGTAMIWISHDLAVVSSLASKLAVMYAGRIVEQGPTANLLRDPRHPYTAGLIASLPATAKPGTPLTQIPGATPSLLSLPPGCPFEPRCNHATGRCGTEPNITLKDSRGWRCFHPIGQNAEVLT
- a CDS encoding ABC transporter ATP-binding protein, with the translated sequence MSECIVVNNVSRLFGPNLSTGEKIATKLGAKVETRSVRAVSDVTLSIRRGETLGLVGESGCGKSTLGRMFAGILPPTSGTVTLDGKPLMERGTKVTTRVQTVFQDPFASLDPRMKVGETVAEGPIAHGLTTKSEARRYVGEWFERVGLDPVWGDRYPHQFSGGQRQRIAIARALAMQPDVLICDEPVASLDVSIQAQIINLFLKLTKDLELTTVFISHDLSVVQHISDRVAVMYLGRIVELGPVAEVFGMPAHPYTAALFNSVPKLVLDADELVHFDTIEGEVPSPLSPPSGCYYHPRCPLASEACLESQPIIRPVLDMRAVACHHFEAQLDIRAND
- a CDS encoding LysR family transcriptional regulator; translated protein: MTLSNARLDAVRAVAEAGSYAGAARILGVTQPNVSAQVRALETQFGVCLFLRESGRLQPTGLCLKLCDSAERLAEARSEAERLLLSRSSLREGKITIGLGNAMPGMAIIAAFHRAYPGVKLEVETGTHQKIARSVLTHECDIGVLPDVPTNPRFRRNHVSISEVIAIVPSNHKLAHEHEVTAVQLSSEPLIFRASGSSTQRTLERMFIRAKLTPHPFLTLDARDGLYEAVVNGLGIGFMWRASTSRTDGVVRLPIVEMRGVVTHETVFSLKETQGRIVEAFYGIAKAFKMD
- a CDS encoding HAD hydrolase-like protein, encoding MNATTTLISTVTGYPTLDPKAVAGARLVICDLDGCLISEGEPFDDTAAFVDACGSRLWIVSNCSDTTADTISERLAGMGFDVPAARILLAGEIAMHHLIKVEQVHRLRLYAAAPIVEQAVVFGMDLEAHNPEAILLCRDLNVSVETFGLILSEVAHGVPLWVANEDLSHPGHDNQPVAETGALLAALCAIRPSLTWQSLGKPNPTMLAMALERTGMNPTDAVFVGDNALTDGRAAAAIGMAFIHIQRSPAR
- a CDS encoding ABC transporter permease — encoded protein: MIPYLTRVAVKSLVTLFAIVTVTFIVTRLSGNPIDTFLGEGLTTEGREELIRYFQLEGTVWQQYVAFLRGVVSGEFGLSFIDRRPVTEVVGDRLWASGQLLLASVALTITVSIPLGVLGAIYQKSWIGSAVMMIAFAGYAVPSFILAILMVLVFSYWLNWLPVVGNGTFLHFVMPTIAMSGVLVAALTRFTRNAMLDVLGQDFIRTARAKGLTEARVVLRHGLGNAGVTVISVIGLQVAGLAAAGSVVVESIFSWPGIGQLLVTAALMRDYPVLQFGVITVAIAVVAINAFTDIAYALVDPRIRLAST
- a CDS encoding ABC transporter permease, whose protein sequence is MMTTFADSDILPRCKKNRLDFIQTIAITISVILFAAALFAPLVVPFDPLSQSLMTRLRPPMGFERFASGHFAGTDALGRDVLSRSLYGLRLTLGLAFAGAVIGLLIGGTLGLIAGLMQGWVEDTIMSLVDMQIAIPFTLVALLILSLMGSTLTVLVFVLGIAGWEQYARIVRAEVRRLSSLPFIEAAWTTGAGPIYIAWHHVLPNLISPLVVQFTLALSNIVILESTLSFLGLGVQPPQPSLGSMVGLGRDYMPTAPWIVLTPVVLIVALTFSVQILGDWVRDRADVRLRDR
- a CDS encoding ABC transporter substrate-binding protein, whose product is MFRLMLTTALAALPLVATAQEITVGAANMAPYIDPGRDHSNVGSQFYYNSFDTLIDRDHSKLDPEWVPALATSWELIEPTVMELKLREGVTFHNGDLMTADDVIFSLNRMMQATFPPYIVRAKDRLANFPNAEKVDENTIRIFANREEPLWETLISLQQVMIIPEKYTKALTGDPDIAEDSDFEAFALAPIGTGPYKIESFQPGERLVWERYDSFWGEKAPLERVNVVQISETASRLTALKTGEVDIITNIAPDLLSLIDTDPNLKTAGSATALFHVMIMNQNHPKLEDPRIRQAMSLAIDRDALNEALWLGKAVVPSTHTMVEMGALHQPDLVTFEFDPERAKKLLQEAGYDGFEITYDTAPSYYTNGLLAAQAIMEMWANVGINGKVVVGDKWTGNSPDLMVRNWSNPMYFADPFGSFGVMWAPDGPSQSEGRFNTDADYAEKWERFRFSTDVSVRMTAYAELMDRVEADPAVLPLYRPFESWGMKTSINWAPMPGHIPYVLDFRAGSISLADS
- a CDS encoding metallophosphoesterase family protein gives rise to the protein MTRIAIVTDIHHGAPSNTKRGDTALKLLSQFTDWANAEKPDLVLDLGDRISDIDSQIDAGLEREVAEVFTRLEMPVHHICGNHDRDHLSVAENAEFLRAELGNQLIDIGVWQLALWRADAKIHRDNTREGFDLPEADLLWLSQMAQLAEKPTLVASHVPFSGHSQIGNYYFQRNALVSTYPQSDRARTALAQARVPVACIAGHVHWNTVTTVDGIPHMTQQSLTESFTTAGNPARAWGMLTLGDTVHWQVLGDDPFEARLTPSRQRWTPPLAPFLQEFNTE
- a CDS encoding ABC transporter ATP-binding protein, with protein sequence MTLQPPNPLVLSVRDLHVAFGETTAVQGLSFDIHRGETLALVGESGSGKSATALSILRLIEREGGQITRGSIRLEGDRPDEITTLSAAALRALRGDRVAMVFQEPMTSLNPVMKIGAQISETLSLHLGLRGQAARDAARAALERVKVPEPELRLDQYPHELSGGLRQRVMIAMALTCEPELLIADEPTTALDVTTQAGILQLIASLQAKMGMAVLFITHDLGVVSEIADRVVVLKDGLKVEEGYTAEIFSVPRAAYTRELMAASPRLGEGAPLPLKKPETVLQLSGLTTTYGGGLFASHSAVAAVRDVSITLGRGETLGLVGESGCGKSTLARSIMRLVDPSKGHIDLLGTHIEGLSRAALKPHRRSIQMVFQDPYASLNPRMSIGDAVTEPAFIAGMVTSSDRKALALALLVRVGLPTDCVARYPHQFSGGQRQRICIARALSVEPQIIVADEAVSALDVSNARRITDLMADIQNSDGVSMLFISHDIAVVERVSHRIAIMLNGEIVETGPTDCVLNDPQHPYTKRLLSAVPRLDRIGA